From the genome of Psychrilyobacter atlanticus DSM 19335, one region includes:
- a CDS encoding TatD family hydrolase, producing the protein MKLVDTHCHIDSDRYDEDRDNILKDIEENLEFAVNIGYDLDSSKRSIDLADKYDFMYAVVGVHPTDINGYNDELEGQLEKLADHPKVVAIGEIGLDYHWMKDEKEDQKAVFRKQLEMAKRVNKPVVIHTREATHDTLEILKEYPEIKGIVHCYPGSYESAVELMDNYYFGVGGVITFKNAKKLVEAVSKIPLDRLLVETDSPYLTPTPFRGKRNHPMYVEHIAKKIAEIKEVSYEEVVRVTTENAKKIYGI; encoded by the coding sequence ATGAAATTAGTAGATACACACTGTCATATAGACAGCGATAGATATGATGAGGATAGGGATAATATTTTAAAGGATATAGAAGAGAACTTAGAATTTGCGGTGAATATCGGCTACGATCTAGATTCTTCTAAAAGGTCGATAGATTTGGCAGACAAATACGATTTTATGTATGCTGTGGTGGGAGTTCACCCTACAGATATAAATGGATATAATGATGAATTAGAAGGGCAACTAGAGAAGTTAGCTGATCACCCCAAGGTGGTAGCAATAGGTGAGATAGGACTGGACTATCACTGGATGAAGGATGAAAAAGAGGATCAGAAAGCTGTATTTAGAAAACAGCTAGAGATGGCTAAAAGAGTAAATAAACCGGTAGTTATCCATACGAGAGAAGCTACCCATGATACTTTGGAAATTTTAAAGGAATATCCTGAAATAAAAGGGATAGTTCATTGCTATCCAGGTTCTTATGAGAGTGCAGTAGAACTTATGGATAATTATTATTTTGGAGTAGGAGGAGTGATTACCTTTAAAAATGCCAAAAAACTTGTAGAAGCAGTATCAAAGATACCTTTAGACAGGCTGCTAGTGGAAACAGATTCTCCATATCTGACTCCTACACCATTCAGAGGAAAGAGAAATCATCCTATGTATGTGGAACATATAGCCAAAAAGATAGCTGAGATAAAGGAAGTATCCTATGAAGAAGTAGTGAGAGTGACTACGGAAAATGCCAAGAAAATTTATGGGATCTAG
- a CDS encoding putative RNA methyltransferase: protein MSILKCPVCQDELNRIGKSYKCKNNHTFDMGKQGYVNLHMSNEKRSKNPGDDKEMIVSRKNFLEKGYYKKISVTLNERIKKEIGNKSGINILDIGCGEGYYTNLLRDSLDEENIDSHIVGIDISKEGIIHAARAYKGIEWIVASGSKLPIASESLDYVICMFSYIDPVEYKRVLKKGGKLITVSTGEYHLVEIKEVVYDTLKMEYYRPTQDIVDGYSHEELINVRYETELEEGKDIKSLFDMTPYRWKSPKDGVERLLNLSELKITVDVNIDVFEKN, encoded by the coding sequence ATGAGTATATTAAAGTGTCCTGTATGTCAGGATGAATTAAATAGAATTGGGAAAAGTTATAAATGTAAAAATAATCATACCTTTGATATGGGAAAGCAGGGGTATGTGAATCTTCATATGTCTAACGAGAAGAGGAGTAAAAACCCTGGGGATGATAAGGAGATGATAGTCTCCAGAAAAAACTTTTTGGAGAAGGGATATTATAAAAAAATATCAGTAACTTTGAATGAAAGGATAAAAAAGGAGATAGGTAATAAAAGTGGTATAAATATCTTAGACATAGGTTGCGGGGAGGGATATTATACTAATCTTTTGAGAGACAGCCTAGATGAGGAAAATATTGATTCTCACATTGTAGGAATAGATATATCCAAAGAAGGAATTATCCATGCTGCAAGAGCCTATAAGGGGATTGAATGGATCGTGGCAAGTGGATCAAAACTTCCCATTGCAAGTGAATCATTGGATTATGTGATCTGTATGTTTAGTTATATAGATCCTGTAGAATATAAAAGAGTGTTAAAAAAAGGCGGGAAATTAATAACTGTCAGTACGGGAGAATACCATTTGGTAGAAATTAAAGAAGTAGTATATGACACGCTGAAGATGGAATATTATAGACCTACCCAGGATATTGTAGATGGATATAGTCATGAAGAGTTGATAAATGTAAGATATGAAACTGAATTAGAAGAAGGAAAAGATATAAAAAGTTTATTTGATATGACTCCCTATAGGTGGAAAAGTCCTAAGGATGGAGTGGAAAGACTATTAAATTTATCGGAATTAAAGATAACGGTAGATGTAAATATAGATGTTTTTGAAAAAAACTAA
- the rsxC gene encoding electron transport complex subunit RsxC has translation MFLKPTFFRGGIHPREKEITSDKKIEQMPEVGTYRVTTLQHIGVPATVMVKVGDQVKKYQKIGRAEVKFSAFIHSPCSGKVTHIKKIHIKGREAEEITIENDFLGEEFKRKKLQSFTPKKLQELVDDLGIVGLGGATFPTHIKLEGKLKTIIINGVECEPYLNADNRIMIENTNEILEGIKILMTTFEMEEGIIGIEENKAEAIEKMEEGVKEYQEIRVQKLPTIYPQGGEKQLIKALLKKEIKSFPRELEAITLNVGTILAIYRGVTHGTPIVERIVTVSGEGIRDPKNLSIPIGTPIENILDYVGLKEDTADKIIACGPMMGHEIGETDVTSKGMNGILALGKGKFPPKLPCIRCGRCVDVCPMGLLPLEYDRLAKKGKYHQMEKEFSLSSCIKCGSCEYICPSQVPLMEAIFLGLEKGRDSDD, from the coding sequence ATGTTTTTAAAACCTACATTTTTTAGAGGGGGAATCCACCCCAGAGAGAAAGAGATAACTTCCGATAAAAAAATTGAACAGATGCCAGAGGTCGGGACGTATAGAGTAACGACCCTGCAGCATATAGGCGTCCCTGCGACTGTCATGGTTAAAGTAGGAGATCAAGTAAAAAAATACCAAAAGATAGGTAGAGCAGAGGTGAAATTTTCTGCCTTTATTCATTCTCCTTGTTCAGGGAAAGTTACCCATATAAAAAAAATTCATATAAAGGGACGGGAAGCAGAAGAGATAACTATAGAAAATGATTTTTTAGGAGAAGAATTTAAGAGGAAAAAGCTACAGAGTTTTACTCCTAAAAAATTACAGGAATTGGTGGATGATCTGGGGATAGTAGGTCTTGGAGGAGCTACCTTTCCTACTCATATCAAACTGGAAGGCAAGTTAAAAACTATCATAATAAATGGCGTTGAGTGTGAACCATATTTAAATGCTGATAACAGGATAATGATCGAAAATACAAATGAAATCTTAGAGGGAATAAAAATTCTTATGACAACATTTGAGATGGAAGAAGGAATAATAGGTATAGAGGAAAATAAAGCCGAGGCCATTGAAAAAATGGAAGAAGGCGTAAAGGAATATCAGGAGATAAGGGTTCAAAAATTACCAACTATATATCCCCAGGGAGGAGAAAAACAGCTTATAAAAGCTCTGCTGAAAAAGGAAATAAAATCTTTTCCAAGGGAGCTAGAGGCTATAACTTTAAATGTAGGGACTATTCTGGCTATCTACAGAGGGGTAACCCATGGAACACCAATAGTCGAACGTATAGTTACAGTATCTGGAGAAGGGATAAGAGATCCTAAAAATTTATCGATTCCTATTGGAACACCAATAGAAAATATTTTAGATTATGTAGGGCTTAAAGAGGATACAGCGGATAAAATCATAGCCTGTGGGCCTATGATGGGTCATGAAATAGGGGAAACAGATGTTACCTCTAAAGGAATGAATGGAATTTTGGCCTTAGGGAAGGGAAAATTTCCTCCTAAATTACCCTGTATAAGGTGTGGCAGGTGTGTAGATGTGTGTCCTATGGGACTGCTTCCACTAGAATATGACAGACTGGCAAAAAAAGGGAAGTATCATCAGATGGAAAAAGAATTTTCCCTGTCTTCCTGTATAAAATGCGGCAGCTGTGAATACATATGCCCCAGTCAGGTTCCTCTGATGGAGGCTATATTTTTAGGGTTGGAAAAGGGAAGGGATAGCGATGATTAA
- a CDS encoding RnfABCDGE type electron transport complex subunit D yields MIKTAPYISSENTTQNIMIEVGIALLPCVAVSIYFYGIAAVKILLGTVIFSFFTEIFWQNIKKDRMRDGSGIIAGLILGLSLPSTTPFYVAGIGGVVAISSKYIFGGLGKNLFNPAILGRLFLMILFPMYLYQVNNFDGTAGVSLYPVIKYGGLSKIISDLGEPLFYRDLILGNRLGSIGESSMIAVFLGYVYLVYKKTIRWECPVILLGTIYMLNNFVSPNPFVNMILGGGLFASVFIATDPVTSPYTRVGYGFYLMLMGILIFGITEFTSQPTGITMGVLGANLMVPIVNRYTPNRVFAKSYPYIKLLKLISISGLAIMGALYVITYEDEKMIPKGINYINLRKYFGSDVEFEDKIIENGFVYYPLKKDDLNVGTYVVGDSKGYGKERIGFDLAVDTEHRIKGLTITHEKETWRLGDQISSSYWQDQWIGRDSSYKFNKEVDGFLGATYTSKNLHRTFKKILKTHEGLFGSGYSEIDGNGGATYMEKAATDPEETIDIDGKGGATE; encoded by the coding sequence ATGATTAAGACAGCTCCTTATATCAGTTCAGAGAATACAACTCAAAATATTATGATAGAAGTCGGGATAGCTCTTCTTCCATGTGTGGCAGTGAGCATCTACTTCTATGGGATAGCAGCAGTAAAGATCCTGTTAGGGACAGTAATATTTTCATTTTTTACTGAAATTTTTTGGCAAAATATAAAAAAAGACAGGATGCGTGATGGGAGCGGGATAATAGCCGGATTGATTCTGGGGCTGTCTCTCCCGTCTACAACTCCATTTTATGTAGCAGGAATAGGAGGAGTTGTAGCTATTTCAAGTAAATATATATTCGGAGGGCTGGGAAAAAATTTATTTAATCCGGCAATCTTGGGAAGGTTATTTTTAATGATATTATTTCCCATGTATCTTTATCAGGTAAATAACTTTGATGGAACCGCCGGTGTATCCCTCTACCCTGTGATAAAATATGGAGGGCTTTCTAAAATTATAAGTGACTTAGGAGAACCTTTATTTTATAGGGATTTAATCCTGGGGAACAGGCTGGGAAGTATCGGAGAAAGTTCTATGATAGCAGTTTTTTTAGGGTATGTTTATCTGGTCTATAAAAAAACCATAAGGTGGGAGTGCCCTGTAATTTTACTGGGAACAATATATATGTTGAATAATTTTGTTTCTCCTAATCCATTTGTAAATATGATTCTAGGTGGAGGATTGTTTGCTTCGGTATTTATAGCGACAGATCCAGTTACCAGCCCGTATACCAGGGTAGGATATGGTTTTTATCTGATGTTGATGGGAATATTGATTTTCGGGATAACGGAGTTTACCAGTCAGCCCACAGGGATAACCATGGGGGTATTAGGAGCAAATTTAATGGTTCCTATAGTCAATAGATATACTCCAAATAGAGTCTTTGCCAAATCTTATCCATATATTAAACTTTTAAAATTAATTTCGATCAGTGGTTTAGCTATAATGGGAGCACTTTATGTGATTACCTATGAAGATGAGAAGATGATTCCTAAGGGGATAAACTATATAAATTTAAGAAAATATTTCGGAAGTGATGTGGAGTTTGAAGATAAAATAATTGAGAATGGATTTGTCTATTATCCCTTAAAAAAAGATGATCTGAATGTAGGAACTTATGTTGTAGGGGACTCCAAGGGATATGGAAAGGAAAGGATAGGTTTTGATCTGGCTGTAGACACAGAACACAGGATAAAAGGGCTGACAATAACTCATGAGAAGGAAACATGGAGATTAGGGGATCAGATCTCTTCTTCTTACTGGCAAGATCAGTGGATAGGAAGAGATAGCAGCTATAAGTTTAATAAAGAAGTTGATGGATTTTTAGGAGCTACATATACTTCTAAAAATTTACATAGAACCTTTAAAAAAATCTTGAAAACTCATGAGGGACTCTTTGGTAGTGGTTATTCTGAAATAGATGGAAACGGAGGAGCTACCTATATGGAAAAGGCAGCAACAGATCCAGAAGAGACAATAGATATAGACGGAAAAGGTGGAGCTACAGAATAG
- the acpS gene encoding holo-ACP synthase, whose amino-acid sequence MIIGLGTDIVEISRIKKAIERTSTFLEKVYTKKEIEYISQKKNPYPSYAGRFAAKEAISKAFGTGVREFGLLDIEVLNDDLGKPVVYLSDKLVKKYKGKLNLSISHSKEYATATAILEG is encoded by the coding sequence ATGATTATAGGATTAGGAACGGATATAGTAGAAATTTCCAGGATAAAAAAAGCTATTGAAAGGACTTCTACTTTTTTAGAGAAGGTATATACGAAAAAAGAGATAGAATATATTTCACAGAAAAAAAATCCATATCCCAGTTATGCAGGCAGATTTGCAGCCAAGGAAGCTATCTCAAAGGCCTTTGGAACTGGTGTCAGGGAATTCGGACTGCTGGATATAGAGGTTTTAAATGATGATTTGGGAAAACCTGTAGTTTATCTATCGGATAAACTGGTCAAAAAATATAAAGGGAAATTAAATTTAAGCATCTCCCATTCTAAGGAATATGCAACGGCAACTGCTATTTTGGAAGGATAG
- a CDS encoding FMN-binding protein, which yields MKKIILYLIMATSILGAQLMDGEYFVQQDEYPHGWASTAGIRVEDGKIVEVTTDKVNKAGKLVSQDVKYNEKMRAKSGTDPKEYSVVLTENFMEGLEKKSIGKDDFQMPEIDIVAGATSSSKKFKKMMEFLVEKAESGKTGDHRMKL from the coding sequence ATGAAGAAAATAATTTTATATCTAATTATGGCAACAAGTATTTTAGGAGCACAATTGATGGACGGGGAGTATTTTGTACAGCAGGATGAATATCCCCATGGATGGGCCTCAACTGCAGGTATTAGGGTAGAAGACGGAAAGATAGTGGAAGTTACAACTGATAAGGTTAATAAAGCAGGGAAATTAGTCAGCCAAGATGTAAAATATAATGAGAAGATGAGGGCCAAATCAGGAACTGATCCCAAGGAATATTCGGTAGTACTGACTGAAAATTTTATGGAAGGTTTGGAAAAAAAATCTATAGGAAAAGATGATTTTCAAATGCCGGAGATCGATATTGTAGCAGGGGCTACAAGTTCGAGTAAGAAATTTAAAAAAATGATGGAATTTTTAGTGGAGAAGGCAGAGTCTGGAAAGACTGGAGATCATAGGATGAAACTATAG